In Chloroflexota bacterium, the following proteins share a genomic window:
- a CDS encoding DNA-directed RNA polymerase subunit beta, with protein sequence MSLNAAVKNYARLPDVLPLPRLIEVQLEAFEWFKTEGLKELFQEISPIQSFNKNLELHFDSFRFDEPKYSEKECRERDMTLAAPLWVKVRLVNKDTGEVQEQEVFFGDFPLMTENGTFIINGAERVVVSQLIRSPGAYFTLEKEPSTGRDLCFAKLIPNRGAWLEFETSKKDVISVKVDRKRKLPVTVLLRAVGFGSDEELLALFSAVDTVPAHSYIQATIDRDTTKTQETALLEFYKKLRPGDPPTEENARNFLDALFFNPRRYDLGRVGRYKLNKRLGLDTPLSVQVLTKEDLVKVVERIILVNNGAEPPDDIDHLGNRRIKTVGELIQNQLRIGLLRMERVVRERMSIRDPEQMSPVSLVNIRPVVAAIREFFGGSQLSQFMDQTNPLAELTHKRRLSALGPGGLRRERAGFDVRDVHHSHYGRICPIETPEGPNIGLIGSLATYARINEFGFIETPYRKVIRQVPRTVEGLVNHTLREKIVDPETGEVVAQAGTFVTADLAERIAALPLEGKDMVDVVPAVTNEIVYLSADEEDQHTIAQANAQLDEYGQFVENRVSVRRHQQFLMDSVLRVEYMDVSPKQIVSVSAALIPFLEHDDANRALMGSNMQRQAVPLIAPEAPIVGTGIEAQAAWDSGQVVLAQQAGEVVSVTGRQIVVAGDDGQLTVYPLRRFARSNQSTCIDQRPRVSKGDRVEKGTVLADSSSTDGGELALGQNVLVAFMSWEGGNYEDAVLISEKLVWDDKFSSVHIEKHEVEARDTKLGPEEITRDIPNVGEEALKDLDEEGIIRIGAEVRPGDILVGKLTPKGEGDLTPEEKLLRAIFGEKAREVKDSSLRLPHGERGKVVEVKVFDREEHRDLPAGVDRLVQVSVAQLRKVMEGDKMAGRHGNKGVISKVVPVEDMPFLADGTPVEIILNPLGVPARMNIGQILETHLGWAADRLGFRAISPVFDGADEDEISAELARAWMADRAWEDITERAWRWVAEEGYSEDELEDDEDVRRLFLAHWLEGKPYDPEALVYDRNYARRAALQEWLREQGYDPDRLLAFEDNQRSVAERKAADEEARTACLRMWLHDQGVDPAAIKDEDLFAHALKVSRERNLPLPTSGKMIVYDGKTGMPFDQPVTVGIINMMKLLHLVEDKVHARSTGPYSLVTQQPLGGKAQFGGQRFGEMEVWALEAYGAAHTLQEMLTIKSDDVSGRVKTYEAIVKGEPIMEPGVPESFRVLVKELQSLGLSVQVLDEKGETIQFGREEEERVPRLGGGLPLPGWDR encoded by the coding sequence ATGAGCCTGAATGCGGCGGTTAAGAACTATGCCAGGCTGCCCGACGTACTCCCGTTGCCTCGCCTGATTGAAGTTCAGTTGGAGGCGTTTGAGTGGTTCAAAACGGAGGGGCTGAAGGAACTATTCCAAGAGATTTCGCCGATCCAGAGTTTCAACAAGAACCTGGAACTTCACTTTGACTCGTTCCGATTTGATGAGCCGAAGTACTCCGAGAAAGAGTGCCGCGAGCGCGACATGACCCTAGCGGCGCCCCTCTGGGTCAAGGTGCGCCTCGTGAACAAGGATACGGGCGAGGTGCAAGAGCAGGAGGTCTTCTTTGGCGACTTCCCGCTCATGACCGAGAACGGCACGTTCATCATCAACGGCGCCGAGCGCGTGGTCGTCAGCCAGTTGATTCGGTCGCCCGGGGCGTACTTCACGCTGGAGAAAGAGCCTTCCACCGGCCGCGACCTGTGCTTCGCCAAATTGATTCCCAACCGTGGCGCGTGGCTGGAGTTTGAGACCAGCAAGAAGGACGTGATCTCCGTCAAGGTGGACCGGAAGCGCAAACTGCCGGTAACGGTGCTCCTGAGGGCGGTGGGGTTCGGCTCGGATGAGGAACTGCTGGCGCTGTTCAGCGCGGTGGATACCGTCCCGGCGCATTCCTACATCCAGGCGACCATTGACCGCGACACCACGAAGACGCAAGAGACGGCGCTGCTGGAGTTCTACAAGAAACTGCGGCCCGGCGACCCCCCGACGGAGGAGAATGCGCGCAACTTCCTGGATGCGCTGTTCTTCAACCCGCGACGCTATGACCTGGGCCGCGTGGGGCGCTACAAACTCAACAAGCGCCTCGGACTGGATACCCCCCTGTCGGTGCAGGTGCTTACCAAGGAAGACCTGGTCAAGGTCGTGGAGCGCATCATCCTCGTGAACAACGGCGCGGAGCCGCCCGATGATATTGACCATCTGGGCAACCGACGCATCAAAACGGTGGGCGAGTTGATCCAGAACCAGTTGCGCATCGGGCTTTTGCGCATGGAGCGCGTGGTGCGCGAGCGCATGAGCATCCGCGACCCGGAGCAGATGAGCCCGGTGAGCCTGGTGAACATCCGACCTGTGGTGGCGGCCATCCGCGAGTTCTTCGGCGGCAGCCAGTTGTCCCAGTTCATGGATCAGACGAACCCGCTAGCCGAACTGACGCACAAGCGTCGCCTTTCGGCGTTGGGCCCGGGCGGCCTGCGTCGCGAGCGCGCCGGTTTTGACGTGCGCGACGTGCACCACAGCCACTACGGCCGCATCTGCCCCATTGAGACCCCCGAAGGGCCGAACATCGGCCTTATCGGTTCCCTGGCCACCTATGCGCGCATCAATGAGTTCGGGTTCATTGAGACGCCCTACCGCAAGGTGATTCGGCAGGTGCCGCGCACGGTGGAGGGCCTCGTCAACCACACGCTCCGCGAGAAGATCGTGGACCCGGAGACGGGCGAGGTGGTGGCGCAGGCGGGCACGTTCGTAACCGCGGACCTGGCCGAACGGATCGCAGCCCTGCCCCTTGAGGGCAAGGACATGGTGGACGTGGTGCCGGCCGTTACCAACGAGATCGTGTACTTGAGTGCCGACGAGGAAGACCAGCACACCATCGCGCAGGCCAACGCGCAGTTGGACGAGTACGGCCAGTTCGTGGAGAACCGCGTGTCGGTACGTCGGCACCAGCAGTTCCTGATGGATTCGGTGCTGCGCGTGGAATATATGGACGTGTCGCCCAAGCAGATTGTGAGCGTGTCGGCGGCGCTGATCCCGTTCCTGGAGCACGACGACGCCAACCGCGCCCTGATGGGGTCCAACATGCAGCGGCAGGCGGTGCCCCTGATCGCGCCCGAAGCGCCCATTGTGGGCACGGGGATTGAGGCGCAGGCGGCGTGGGATTCGGGCCAGGTGGTGCTGGCGCAGCAGGCAGGCGAGGTCGTCTCGGTTACGGGGCGCCAGATCGTGGTGGCGGGCGATGACGGCCAGTTGACCGTGTACCCGCTGCGGCGGTTTGCCCGCTCCAACCAGAGCACCTGCATTGATCAGCGCCCGCGCGTGTCCAAGGGGGACCGCGTGGAGAAGGGCACGGTGCTTGCCGACAGTTCTTCTACGGATGGCGGCGAACTGGCGCTGGGGCAGAATGTGCTGGTGGCTTTCATGTCGTGGGAAGGCGGCAACTACGAGGACGCGGTGCTCATCTCGGAGAAACTGGTCTGGGACGACAAGTTCTCGTCGGTGCACATTGAGAAGCACGAGGTTGAGGCGCGGGATACCAAACTGGGTCCCGAAGAGATCACACGCGACATCCCGAACGTCGGCGAGGAGGCCCTGAAGGACCTGGATGAGGAAGGCATCATCCGCATCGGCGCGGAGGTTCGGCCGGGCGACATTTTGGTCGGCAAACTCACGCCTAAGGGCGAGGGGGACCTCACGCCGGAGGAGAAACTCCTTCGCGCCATCTTCGGCGAGAAGGCGCGGGAGGTGAAGGATTCGTCGCTGCGGCTGCCCCACGGCGAGCGCGGCAAGGTCGTGGAAGTCAAGGTGTTTGACCGCGAGGAGCATCGCGACCTGCCGGCGGGCGTGGATCGGCTGGTGCAGGTGAGCGTGGCTCAGTTGCGCAAGGTGATGGAAGGCGACAAGATGGCCGGACGCCACGGGAACAAGGGCGTCATCTCCAAGGTGGTGCCGGTGGAGGACATGCCCTTCCTGGCCGATGGCACGCCGGTTGAGATTATCCTGAACCCGCTGGGCGTGCCTGCGCGCATGAACATCGGGCAGATTCTGGAGACCCACCTGGGCTGGGCGGCGGACCGCCTGGGGTTCCGCGCGATTTCGCCCGTGTTTGACGGCGCGGACGAGGATGAGATTTCGGCGGAGTTGGCCCGCGCGTGGATGGCGGACCGCGCCTGGGAGGACATTACCGAACGGGCGTGGCGCTGGGTGGCCGAAGAGGGGTACTCGGAGGACGAACTGGAAGACGACGAGGATGTGCGGCGGCTGTTCCTGGCCCACTGGCTTGAGGGCAAGCCCTACGACCCTGAGGCGCTGGTGTACGATCGCAACTATGCGCGGAGGGCGGCGTTGCAGGAATGGCTGCGCGAGCAGGGCTACGACCCCGATCGCCTGCTGGCCTTTGAGGACAACCAGCGGTCCGTGGCCGAGCGCAAGGCCGCCGATGAAGAGGCGCGCACCGCGTGCCTGCGCATGTGGCTCCACGACCAGGGTGTAGATCCGGCCGCCATCAAGGACGAGGATTTGTTCGCCCACGCCCTGAAGGTGAGCCGAGAGCGCAATCTGCCGCTGCCCACCTCGGGCAAGATGATCGTGTACGACGGCAAGACCGGCATGCCCTTTGACCAGCCGGTAACGGTGGGCATCATCAACATGATGAAACTGCTCCACCTGGTGGAAGACAAGGTGCACGCGCGCTCCACAGGGCCTTACTCGCTGGTAACGCAGCAGCCCCTGGGCGGCAAGGCACAGTTTGGCGGCCAGCGGTTCGGCGAGATGGAGGTTTGGGCTTTGGAAGCCTACGGCGCGGCCCACACCCTGCAGGAGATGCTCACGATCAAGTCCGACGACGTGAGCGGTCGGGTGAAGACCTACGAGGCGATTGTCAAGGGCGAGCCGATCATGGAGCCGGGCGTTCCGGAGTCGTTCCGGGTGCTGGTGAAGGAACTCCAGAGCCTGGGGTTGTCGGTGCAGGTTCTGGACGAGAAGGGCGAGACCATTCAGTTTGGCCGGGAAGAGGAAGAGCGCGTGCCCCGATTGGGCGGCGGCCTGCCGCTCCCCGGCTGGGATAGGTAG